In Pseudomonas sp. DNDY-54, a genomic segment contains:
- the ccmI gene encoding c-type cytochrome biogenesis protein CcmI, with protein MIDFWIGAGLLLAAALAFLLLPLLRGRRLQAEEDRTALNVALYEERLAELAAQQNAGTLTTEQFEMGRADAARELLDDTEGGDVRRNGNLGRVVPLIAAILVPLVGLGLYSHWGASDKVQLAREFTEQPGNMEEMIGRLERAVKAQPESTEAWYFLARTYMNQERPAEAAAAYEQLIKRAGRQPELLGQWAQALYFAENRQWSPQMQQLTDEALKGDPHEVTSLGLLGIAAYESERFEEAVAFWERLVATLPAEDPSREAIQGGIARAREQLGQSAPAQVPEPADETATVAAPSLTVDVRLDTSLSDQVQPTDTVFVFARAVSGPPMPLAVKRLTVADLPATVSLSDDDAMTPQLRLSNFEQVRLVARISRTGDATRGEWTGSSEPLALGADGAVKLTIDQPETR; from the coding sequence ATGATCGATTTCTGGATAGGTGCGGGCCTGCTATTGGCGGCTGCCCTGGCGTTCCTGCTGCTCCCGCTTTTACGGGGGCGTCGTTTACAAGCGGAGGAGGATCGGACGGCGCTGAACGTGGCGCTCTACGAAGAGCGGCTCGCTGAGCTGGCCGCCCAGCAGAACGCCGGAACCCTGACAACGGAGCAGTTCGAGATGGGCCGGGCCGATGCGGCGCGCGAACTGCTCGACGATACCGAAGGTGGCGACGTACGCCGCAACGGCAATTTGGGCCGCGTGGTTCCGTTGATCGCTGCGATCCTCGTGCCGCTAGTGGGTCTCGGGTTGTATTCGCACTGGGGCGCGAGCGATAAGGTCCAGTTGGCGCGGGAGTTCACCGAGCAGCCCGGAAACATGGAAGAGATGATCGGGCGACTGGAGCGTGCGGTGAAGGCGCAGCCCGAATCAACGGAAGCATGGTATTTCCTGGCCAGGACCTATATGAATCAGGAGCGCCCGGCGGAAGCCGCTGCGGCGTACGAGCAGCTCATCAAGCGTGCCGGTCGCCAGCCTGAACTGTTGGGCCAATGGGCGCAGGCGCTTTACTTTGCTGAGAACCGCCAGTGGTCTCCGCAGATGCAGCAGCTTACCGACGAGGCGCTAAAAGGCGATCCGCACGAAGTTACCAGCCTTGGCTTGCTGGGCATTGCGGCCTATGAGAGTGAGCGGTTCGAAGAGGCGGTAGCGTTCTGGGAGCGGTTGGTCGCGACACTGCCGGCAGAAGATCCGTCCCGTGAAGCCATTCAGGGTGGGATTGCGCGGGCTCGCGAGCAGCTAGGCCAATCCGCGCCGGCACAAGTGCCGGAACCGGCTGACGAGACGGCGACGGTTGCCGCGCCCAGCCTGACCGTAGATGTTCGGTTGGATACATCGCTGTCAGATCAAGTGCAACCCACTGATACCGTGTTTGTCTTCGCTCGCGCAGTTTCTGGCCCGCCGATGCCCTTGGCTGTGAAGCGGCTGACGGTAGCGGATTTGCCAGCTACGGTCAGTTTGAGCGATGACGATGCAATGACTCCGCAACTTCGCTTGTCCAACTTCGAACAGGTCAGGCTGGTCGCCCGGATCTCCCGTACCGGTGATGCGACGCGCGGTGAGTGGACGGGTAGCAGCGAGCCGCTTGCGCTGGGTGCCGACGGCGCGGTCAAACTGACCATCGATCAACCGGAAACGCGCTGA
- a CDS encoding cytochrome c-type biogenesis protein: MKQLIQGVLLTLCLVLSAQGAIDAYEFKDEAERERYRTLVEELRCPKCQNQNIADSNAPIAMDLRREIYRMLEEGQSNEQIIDYLVARYGDFVRYKPPVNAKTFLLWYGPFGLLAIGIGVLALILVRRRRGSASQASNTLSEAERARLAMLLDKKEP, from the coding sequence ATGAAACAACTGATCCAGGGCGTTCTGTTGACACTGTGCCTGGTGCTCAGCGCACAGGGGGCCATCGATGCGTACGAGTTCAAAGACGAGGCTGAGCGAGAGCGCTATCGCACGTTGGTCGAGGAGCTGCGCTGCCCGAAGTGTCAGAATCAAAATATTGCCGATTCCAACGCACCCATTGCCATGGATCTGCGTCGTGAAATCTACCGCATGCTCGAAGAAGGTCAGAGCAACGAGCAGATCATCGATTACCTCGTGGCCCGTTACGGTGACTTCGTGCGATACAAGCCGCCCGTTAATGCCAAGACATTTCTGCTCTGGTACGGGCCGTTCGGGTTACTCGCTATCGGTATCGGGGTGCTTGCGCTCATCCTAGTACGCCGTCGCCGGGGCTCGGCCAGTCAGGCGTCGAACACACTTTCCGAGGCCGAGCGTGCGCGCCTCGCCATGTTGCTGGATAAAAAAGAACCATGA
- a CDS encoding DsbE family thiol:disulfide interchange protein, which yields MKRLLMLLPLAIFLLVAVFLYRGLFLDPTELPSALIGKPLPTFSLPSVEDPQTLITAEDIKGKPALVNVWATWCVACKVEHPVLNKLAAQGVNIHGVNYKDENESAQKWLRDFHDPYQLNIRDEQGSLGLDLGVYGAPETFLVDKQGIIRHKYVGVIDERVWREELAALYQELVDE from the coding sequence ATGAAACGTTTGCTGATGTTGCTGCCGCTGGCGATATTCCTGCTGGTGGCCGTGTTTCTCTATCGCGGGCTTTTTCTGGATCCGACCGAGCTACCGTCGGCGCTGATCGGCAAGCCGCTCCCTACCTTTTCGCTGCCTTCGGTCGAGGATCCGCAGACGCTGATCACCGCAGAGGACATTAAGGGCAAGCCGGCGCTGGTCAATGTCTGGGCGACCTGGTGTGTGGCCTGCAAGGTTGAGCACCCAGTGCTCAACAAGCTAGCGGCCCAAGGCGTCAATATCCACGGGGTGAACTACAAGGATGAAAACGAATCCGCGCAAAAATGGCTGCGGGATTTTCACGATCCATACCAGCTGAACATTCGTGATGAGCAGGGCAGCCTCGGGCTGGACTTGGGCGTGTACGGCGCGCCGGAAACATTCCTCGTCGACAAGCAGGGCATCATTCGTCACAAGTACGTCGGCGTGATCGATGAACGCGTGTGGCGTGAGGAGCTCGCCGCGCTTTATCAGGAACTGGTGGACGAATGA